AGATATGTGATCGCCTTCATATTAATCTGATTAGTGTAAAGCAAAACACTCTGTTTATACTATTTGACAGATGGATTTACTACTGCTAGCACCTATGTATATAACAGTTTTCTTTTAACGGtacaagtttttgttttgcttttttaaagagCCAATTGAATACATTTCAGCTCGATATGTTTCAGATGTTCATTTCCCAGCTTCACAGCAGTAGTCCTCAGCTGCATTACAGCTTACAGGTAGATTTTTATTGCGTTTGTGTACCTGGCAAGCTTTCTTTTCTGCTTTACTTGGCTTTTCTGAGCGCCATCAGGTGAGAATAGAAAATGAAGTAACGGGTCCAGAGAGGGCTGCCATCTTCTCCTCCTGCCAAGTGTGTAAATACAATATGTGTGTAAATGGGACATAATGAAAGCTGATATAGTTCATCTCTGTGCCGATAAACCAGATACTCACTCGCTAAATTGATCCAAAGGTTTGAGTTTTCGGCTTTAAATTGAATCCAAATTGATGGCCCCCACCAGCCATTCTCATATTGGAAGAGAACTTTATGCCCCTGGCTGCTTGGAGAGAATCAAGtctggaggggggaaaaaatatgcTATCCATCTCACAAAACAACATTTGTTTGCCTGCCAGTCCCTTCAAAACCATTAACAAGATTAGGGGAGCACACAATGGCAACAGccccctctctcctctctctctctctgtctccttccCCACCCTCCTGTATTCCCTCCCATTTTGTTCTAGCTCATTTGCCAGTACAATGCAGACATTCAGAGGTTTGTCTGCACCTCCTCTCCTAGGGGAGCTCCAGCACAAAACCTCCTTATGCGGGCAAGTCAGCAGTGGCACACGCAGAGGAGAGGCACGAATCGACAAACACCCAGGAGCGTAAATTAATACAAAAATTAATACAGTCATGCCAAAGGCAGACTTTCTCTCTTCCATACACGAACACGCACGGACACACACTCCCCGTGCCTGCAGCCAGCTTGTTCCCAGAGAAATGAgccaaaaacaaatcaacagaGGGTTATATAAACACTATACTGTCctggaaaaaaaggcaaaaacatgAGCAGAGATATACCCGTGAATAGGGTATAGCACAGGGCAGTTGAGTGGGTGTATGTGCGCATGTGGCTGAGCATCATAGACAGCAGAGGGTGTATTAGATTGCCCCAGGCCTGTTGTCTGAGGTAATTTATTCTTGTAAagatattgatttttatttttcccaccACCAAGTCCATCACTTTTGTTTCACTTATTTAGATCTGTTATTTTCATCGTTTCTGTTCAGCAGGATCTTTCTGAACAGTGAGCAATACTGCAGCAATAAGTGTTTGATTGCACTGTTAAGGGTTTTATGGCCATAAACCTACATTTTTGATGAAATCTGACGGGGGTACAGAAAAAACTTGCTCCAGCGCTCCCTTCACGAACATCTTATCTTCGGCTTTCCTCATTTCCCACTTCTCATCTTAAACCAGCTCGTCTCATCTTACTTTTCATCTAACGCACTAATCTCTTCTCCTCTCCCGACCCTCCTCTATCTGagtaataaaatttaattgcatCCGTCTCGCATTTTTCAGCACGAGTGCTCAAGGAGCTTTACGTGAGTTGTATATCTCATTAaatctctcactctctgttttCCCCCTTCACCCCTGCCCCGCCCACCCGCAGGTGCCTACAGATGTTTCGATGGGCCTGTTGGCAGAGCCCCAGGTGGCCATGTTTTGTGGTAAACTCAACATGCACATCAACGTCCAGACTGGCAAGTGGGAGCCGGACCCCTCGGGCACAAAGAGCTGCATCGGTACCAAGGAGGGCATCCTGCAATACTGCCAGGAGgtaaagtgtgtgtttttgtggggCGGAGGTTTCCTATTAATCAACTGATATAaatctttattgttttaattgtaataaaaagGCCCAAAGGGGGATACTAAAGACAGGGGGATACACACTGTGAATGTCAGGATAGTGTGATAGAGGGGAAAACGTCAACGGCTATGTGGTTATTTTGTTTTGAGTGGGGAATGAGTCTAGATGATGATCTTGGGATGTGGTGACGTGGGCGATTTTTAGTAGATTTTAACCATTAGATTGACCCTCTGAGAGCACCGTGTGTaacctctgtagggtccagATATCACCTCATGCTACCAGTAGTGACAGTGACCCcagccaaatgcaaaactagtgaacaaacagtcagaaaagatgaggAGGGAGAACATGTTAGCAGCCTGCACCAGTAAAACCATTCCTGTTTTAGTggttgtctcattgttgccTTGTCTAGGTGTTAGTTTCGTTAACACCAAAGATGAAACTGATGAACAGACCCCTTCTGCTACTTAACTGACCTGATCAATATCCCACAAGTTTAACTGGATTGATGCTGTAGAAGTGTAATAGAGAAGTGAATAGTGAACAGAGAAGTCTGTCACGAGTGGGCTACACAGTCGGCAAGCAGATTTGTTTTTAGTCACCAAAATCCCCAGTTTGGCAGGATGACATGATGCCAAAACTCTGCTCAGTAAACAAGCTGCTTAAGTCCATGTGACTTGGCTTGTAATTAGGCAGCTTGAAAGTGAACTAACCAAAAGTTTAACGTGAGACGGTGAGCTCTTTTTCGTTGCCGTTGCTGTGGctgttacatttcactgtgacttttctgcaaacacaaaacaggAGCTTTTCATCTGGATAATTACAGCAGTCTCACTTATCAGTGTGTAAATAATCTACGATAAAAGCAATTCACCTGATAAAAGGAGGTGAGCAgtctctgggggggggggggaaattaCAGCAAAGGAAAATAAATTTACCCTCCCATTGTTTACACTGATAACAAATCTTGTGATAAGAAACAAATGCTTGCCAAGTCCcagctttttatgcagtttgaACTGCTGatattaaagacaaaaaagggaaaagattGAGAACCTTCCTCTTATAAGCTGAACAGAGGAAAAAATACGACTTGTCTACGGTGACAAGGAACCAAGAAGGTTAtggaaagacttttttttttttttttttttttttttttcccccatcgcTTTTGTGAGAGGCGTGAAGGCAGAGAAAATAGAAGAGGAGGTGTCATGAAAAAGAACGAAGGGAGAGGGATGACATGCCAACTCAGAATATTGTGTAGAGGCAGATGTCACGCATGGCTGAGAATATAGAGGTAAACACAGCAGTCCTGGTAGGCAGGAACAGCATCGAGGAGCACTGCAGAGCTGTGAAGATTGTATCTCGGGGGGatggagaaaaagcaaaactaTTCTGAAAGGAAAGGTGTGGtggattctttttctttctttcttttttaaaggcaATTTAAAAAGGGAAGGATTGATAATCTTTAAAATAGATTAGCAAACGCTTAATGGCTGTAACTATGTGGCTAAGAAGGCATGACTAAAGATGAGCTCAGCATCATCAGTTTGAGCTCACTGTGGCCAAAAGTGTGACAAGCTGACTATTAAGTCATTCAAGCTAATGTTAGGAAAGCAGGTGACACGTCCCTGCTCAGTAGATATAGTGTCCCATTGTAAGACTTAATGTTGTGTGTACAGGTTTACCCTGAACTCCAGATTACCAACGTGGTGGAGGCCAATCAACCAGTCAGCATCCAGAACTGGTGCAAGAAGGGGCGCAAGCAGTGTCGCAGTCACATGCACATCGTGGTGCCTTACCGCTGCCTAGGTGAGTCCACTCAGTTTTCACACAATCTGCCAGATTTACTTAACACAAGCAACATGGTGTGTGAGCACAATCCCAAAGCAGCGCTCATAGGTGTGGTTAGTTACTTCTAAACCCAAATTCACTGTAATCCTCACAGTTTTCCTTGGGTAGGATATATGGTTTGATGCATGCAGATTGCATGGCAATGATGACTACATTATTGGGATCAAGACACATGAGGACAGGAGTCAGCTGCCACAAATCATCttgatttttatatttttccacGTAACGTCAGTTCTGCTTTCCTGTTGGCTGGTCATGGCAGCAGTCAGATTGTGAATAGGATCTGTCTTTGTTCACAAGACTGGTGCAGTGGCCAGCTTTGAACCTCCCACTTTAATGGTTTTAATGGGCAGAAGAGTTCCCCACTTGTTGTTTGATGTTGGTCCTCTCTTGTCTTATAGAGGCCAAAAATCTCTCGGTTTATATGAAGCTCTGATTTTACTCAAAAGAGCTTTTTATGAGATGAATCAGTGTTTGTTGAAATTTGTCTGCAGCCAGTCGGACACAAGATTCCGATTATGTGTTAAATCTAAACGTGTGTATGGTTTTTGCCGCAGTGGGAGAATTTGTGAGCGATGCTCTGCTTGTTCCTGATAAGTGCAAGTTCCTGCACCAGGAgcgcatggatcagtgtgagagcCACCTGCACTGGCACACTGTAGCCAAAGAGGTGTGtacacacttgcacacacaaCACACCCTCCTTTAATGACTTACACGAGCATGTACTGATCCGCTTTGTCTCGTCTCAGTCCTGCGGAGACCGCACCATGAACCTCCACGACTATGGGATGCTGCTGCCGTGCGGCATCGACCGCTTCCGAGGAGTGGAGTTTGTGTGCTGCCCCGCTGAGGCGGAGCGTGACGCCGATAGTGCTGAGCAGGATCCTGATGATTCTGATGTCTGGTGGGGCGGAGCGGAGACCGACTACTCTGACAACAGGTACGCACTCGCACAAATAAATGAGGCCAAGGCAGCAAAGAGCAGAGTGATGCGTCAGTGTTTAGGTGATCGGAGGCGAAGCCGATTTAATTTGTAGCTTTGCCACGTGGGCACAATTTCTCTTCTTGAAGGGAAGCTGCAAAATGGTTATATCATAGTCTccgttcttctgcctccctcaTCCTTCTCATCTACCTCCTCCTTCATTTTTTATCTCCTTTCCCCCAtcccactttttttctttttttttccaccataTGTCTCTTGACTCCCTCCTGCTTCACCATTTcccctttttcttctctccttttctccCAGTATGGTGCGTGAGCCAGAGCCAGTGGAGCAGCAAGAGGAAACAAAGCCATCTGTGGTAGACGAGGATGAGgacgaggaggaagaggtggaagaggaggaagaggaagaggatgaagaagagGACGTGCTGGACAATGACCAGGATGGAgatggagaggaagatgaggagctGGTGGACGACGAGGACGAAGAGGAAGACGATGACAATGATGACGACATCCTCGACTCGCTCATCGACGGTGAGCCGACTACCAACGTTGCCATGACgacaaccaccaccaccaccacagagTCTGTGGAGGAAGTTGTCAGGGGTGAGGATCATCAAGTGTTTTTGTTAGTCTGGTAAATAAAAGGCTGGAATATGTGAAACGTGCTTAATAGAGCCGTCAGGTGACTTGGAGATTTTGCATTTAGATTAATGTGGAACAATCGCACAACAagctaaacatgttttgatttttttctgtttttattaccCTGCAAAAAATTTTTATGCTTTGCTGAACGCGATTGAACCTCGTGTTCTTCACCAATTAATTTCCTGCTGTCATTTTTCTCAGCGTGTTCATTTGTCATCTCACAGCTTTCATTAGCCACGTTTCACTAGAGTCAGAATTGGTTGTACAGCAATGTTTCTACATTAGCGTTAAATTGGTCTAAAGATTCAAACCCAGGCAGCATCAATAATGCGCAAaacttaacttttttttttccagatgctgtatttatttttgtgtccttaaatttaaatcttttttttttttctttgcaaagaCATCAATCAACGATGACACTCCAGCATGATTAACTACAGAGGTTTTCTGGGAATTTGTGGTTGATaagtgtgtgtacgtgtgtgtgtgtgtgtcctccaaGATGTGTGCTGGGCCAGTGCAGAGACAGGTCCATGCCGGGCGATGCTGCCCCGCTGGTACTTTGACCGCGAGGAAGGCCGCTGTGTTCAGTTTATCTACGGCGGCTGTGGAGGCAACAGGAATAACTTTGAGTCAGAGGCGTactgcctgtctgtctgcagcAGTGTCAGTAAGTCCAGCCTAAGGCAGCGTCTCGCTGGCTCAATTGCCAGTTGTTTTGTCCACAACTCCTCACTCTTTTTTTACTCACCCggtctatcccagctgtctacTAGCCGCAAAACAGGTTTCCGAAGTTTCTTGCTCGCTGTGCCTCTCCTGCCTAACCGTTTCCTCACactctccgtgtgtgtgtgtgtgtgtgtgtgtgtgtgtgtgtgtgtgtgtgtgtgtgtgtgtgtgtttttccgtcaggtaaataaatatgtttgcACCAAAAACTGACTCTACCTCTCCCGCACTTCTATTAAAAACACCTGCCTGACTGCCTGCACACTCACTCTTGCCTTTACTTTCACACCCACCGATGTCAGTGAGCAGGTTGGGTCCTTCTGGCGTGTCACGCCGAGCGTTTTGTGTGGGTGCACCTGTGCTTTAAAGCATTTCTATTTTCCAATACATTTAACTTTGGAACAGGTTGAACGTAGTTTTGTTTTGAAAGCTGTTAAGAGCTGGACAtgcctattttttatttttattttagcagACAGCGCTGGAGCGAGGTGCCAACGCCTAAAAGCTCCAGTAACTGGTTAGATACACAGGGCTTATTTTCATGGACAGTTTGCTCCATGAACTAAATGGCATGCTTTATATTGCAAGAGCTGCACTGCTCTCCCCCTATGAAGCCTGTAGGATAACCAGTATAATTTCTATAATTACAGCTATTTCATGGCCATCATCTTATATATGACACTGCAGCATGAATACGATGCATAAAATCATCCAGGCACAAATAAATTTTGCAATAATCCTCACTCCGTTGCTTGTTACGCCCTCGCGTCCCTGATGTGGTGTGGGCTTGCTTACATTATTTCGTCCTCATCGCTGAggaaaaaagttaaagttaattCAGTCAATTCACCGAAATCAGATGTCAAATTACCCTTGTGCAATTTTGCAGAATGTGACACATTCCCCAGGTAGAGGTAAGGGGAAAAACTCATCAATGCAACATTACACGCTCACAGAGCATACCTGCCTCCCATCTCCACATTGTGATGATTGATTATCAGTGGTATCGCTGAAAATGGGGATGATTGCTCAATTATTTATTCTATATTTTGCTCCCACCTTGATGATACGTTGAATCGTCAGAGGTTTTTAATGGAAACTTGAAACTTGGGGGAgggaaattatttattttctgatttATGTATTTTTCAGCGCCTCTGTGTTTGGTTAGACGCAATCACTGAGTCACAAACTGATTGGATTTCAAATGGTAACTCAGCCCTGGATTGCCAAATTACTTCCCCCTTGTTGTTGTTTACaggtgtgcgtttgtgtgtgtgacagcgtGACATTGATTTCGCTTTTTCACTGTGTAAGGGTCAATGACCTTGCTCAATATGTGTGTTGGtggttgtgtgcatgtgtgccctGCGgcattctctctttctccccgtATTGTGATCTAATATAATCGATCATGTGTGTGAGTTCAGGATTTCTGCTCTGCTCTGAGCATGGTTTAGGTAAGAAAATGATGCACTGTAACCTTTGCCCTGaagtcacacacatacacaggctCCCCACTTGGATGTTTTCTTAATGAATTCATTCACATGCAGACTCGGTGAGGCTGACATCGTGAGTTCTCTGCAGGGGACTGCAGGAAAACAATTACACCAACGCTACTGCACTGACAGATCAGTTTTTAGCGAGACATATAAATCCTAGCGTGCATGTTCCTGACATCTTTGCTCTATTCAGTCATCTCCTTTGTTACAATGCTTGGGTAACAATGCTTATAGTCCTGTCTACAAAAGAGCCTATTGTGTAGTGAGAAGTGGGTATTTTTGAAATGGCTCATATTGAAATTGGTTAGTTTCccgtcctttttttttcttttttcttttttttcttttttttttccttcttcttcttatcaGCCCTTTAGTGCAGTGCATTGATTTATTACTTGTCCAGGTAATGGAAACTAGCTATTGTAAGAGGCTTTATTTGGAAAGCACTTCATATTTTTGTGCAGCTATGAGATCAGTTAGCAAGGAAAACAAGGATAGAAATCAGGACTTAGCTGTTGAGTTTATAATGAGCAGTAAATCGATGCCattattaacattattattaatttatacCCCGCTGTAGCCTTTACAGCGCAGGAAAAGGCCACACCAATAAAGTGGAGCAAACGAAGACTAATTAAAGGGAAAAGATCACATTGTTATGATTACCgcaaaaacaaagaatgctGTAGAATCACTGCAGACGTGGATTATATCTAAAGAGGGAATTACTGGATCGCCACCCTAAATAACATCAAGGAACATTAAAGGGACATTTCATCCTGCATTCACACACAGATACATTAGAATGATGATTTGAACTGAATCAGTGGGGAACTGCTTTACAGGGACGTCTCCAAGCCTCTAATCCTGACATTTGGCCATCATAACAAACCCTCACCTCTACTCTAATTCAAAATTCAGCCTTAAAACCAAGATTTAATTCTTAAAACAGGTCTTAGAAAAGCTAAAATCTGGTCAAAAAGTGCAAACCTTCACAACATTACATCAGTATGATGCTCCAAAGCTCTTACAAATACAGCCGGATAAGTACAAGGGTATGTGACAAATGACTTCACTCCCGAGCTGTCGTCTGTTCGGAGCGGCACGTTTGCTTGTATGTGATGCATTTAGTGGAGATCTGTAgctgtaataaaaaataacctTGGCTATACTCTCGCTGAATGGACTTGATTCTAGTCTGTTTTAAaggcaagagagaaaagtgcttTTTGTAATTTGGGTGAACGAGGCCTTTAAAGGATTTGCGAGACCAGAGGCTAAGAAAACGCTCTGCTCAGGGTCAGACTGAATAACATCTCCCTGTTGTCTTTTctcgcgtgtgtgtgtgtgtgtgtgtgtgtgtcttgcgCAGTCATGTGCTCGCCTCAGACGTAACCAATTTCACATGATGCGCGACCTTCACGCGATCACACCGTCTCGTGCACTCAGATTCTCACACAAACCAACAACCGCTCTCAATGGCGCGTTTGTGAGAGATAATCAACTTTCCACTGATTAAATCCAGGTTTCACGCAATAACTGATCCAATTTATTTTCTTGTTGGTAAGACTATCACAATTTAGTGCGCGCCTCTGAGCCCACAGGATAAATTCCAGCATCTGTGGTTTGGCAGGAGAGCTCCATCACGCTCTGAATGAAGTTATATAAATGAGAGGGGTTTTGTTTCTCTTCTAGAAAGCACTGCGGGTCATCTGAGGGGCTCGCTCTTTCCCTTTCGAAGGGGGCTGCTTCCAGCTACAGCTGCTATCTTATATTCTTTCTCTCTTGAGCTCTCACTAACCCTATTAACCCTTTCTGAacttgagtgtttgtgtgtgctgagaCAGCTCTGCCAAATGAAAGTGTGCAGCAGCAGTGAGAAGCGTCGCttaaagtctttttttccttcatctcAAATTCCACGCAGTTCCCACAGCAACGCCCAGCTCCTCCGATGCAGTGGACCACTACCTGGAGACGCCCGCTGACGAGAATGAACATGCACACTTCCAGAAGGCCAAAGAGAGTCTGGAGGCCAAGCACCGTGAGAGAATGTCCCAGGTACTCTGAGActggaatttatttattttcctcattagacattcattttaataaatgtgaTGTGCAGGGAAAACAGAGTATCAGGACAAAGATTTCACAGAATAGAAAATGGCAAGAGAAGGTATGTCAAGTAAAACAAGTAGGTGCGTTTGTTAATCCCTCCTGAGTGAGCCGACTGAGCCATTTCAACtttaattgttttctttaatcAACCGGCGGAGAGCCAGATGGCCCGCCGCGATGCGACAGCTTCCAGAGTTCCAGACGAGAGAGGCATCGTTTCATATATGCTCACACTTTGGTTGGTAAAGGGCTGAATAGGATTGGATAATCCCCCAAATAAGTCAGAGAGGGCAAAACAGATGTAGGATTTGCAATAATCGTTCTGGAGGGGATGTAACTGACCAAAAAAGGGGGAAACAAACTGTTTTTCATCCTCACCACACCGGTCTTTAAGCAAGCATCCACACCCTGTGATTTTTATCAGGGGAAACTCCTTCCTGCTGATATTCTGAGCACCGATAtcgcacttttttttttttttttttttctttgacaccTGTGAGAAGTAAAACCTCACTTGCATGTGAAGGATAAAAAGATGACAGTAGATTGAcagtttgttttattaattttatttcatcTTTCCCTCCTTTGTTTGCCTTCAGGTGATGAAGGAGTGGGAAGAGGCCGAGCGGGAAGCCAAGACTCTTCCACGTGCTGAAAAGAAGGCCGTGATTCAGGTAAGGCGAGCATGTTCTGCCTGTGTGCTGTGTCAtcgcccccctcctcctcctctgatgCACACTTGGTAATTTCCTTTGTGTGTTTATAGCGTTTCCAAGAGAAGGTAGAAGCACTGGAGCAAGAGGCAGCCAGCGAGCGCCAGCAGCTGGTGGAGACTCACATGGCCCGGGTGGAGGCTCTGCTGAACGACCGCCGCCGCCTGGCTCTGGAGAGCTACCTGACTGCATTGCAGCAGGATCCACCCCGGGTAAGCGGCACGCACAGCTCAGCAGTGCTCTCCTGCTCGTATTAAAGCCACTTTGTAATAAACTGTGTGTCTTGTGGAAAAATGAACCATCTCCAGGTTGCTTTTTAACACTCCCGGCTCTTCATCTCTGCATCTCTcgttctgttttcttttgaagTACGGCTCCCTTTTATCTGACCTGCTGCATAAATAAATCCCCCcgcatgttttctgttttgctagacctctgtgttttgttacagtgcaaCTGCACATTGCCAGTTTTTATGGAGGCTTTCAAAATTAGATTTCTAAAAACAGAATCAAAATGAAATTTTTAAAAGGCTAGGCTTGAAGTGACTGATTTCCTTCTGCTTCCTCTGCTCTTAACCAGCTGTCTTGTTTCCGCTGTCTCTTGCAGCCCCGTCATGTTTTCAGCCTGCTGAAGAAGTACGTGCGCGCTGAGCAGAAGGACAGGCAACACACCCTCAAACACTTCGAGCACGTCCGCATGGTGGATCCCAAGAAGGCCGCCCAGATTAGACCTCAGGTAGCATCAAACACGCTGAAAAATGATTGGacttctttattgtttttagtgTAAAGTGTTGATTTTGTGCTTCCTGCTCTTTcagttgaatgttttttgtttttgtttttttctctgggaaacataaaaaaacatcaTATTTGATATGTTTAAAAGGTGCTGACCCACCTGCGCGTTATTGAGGAGCGCATGAACCAGTCTCTCGGACTCCTCTACAAAGTGCCCGGTGTGGCTGATGATATCCAGGACCAAGTCGGTGAGTTCCTCCACTGAAGACTCACTGAACTTCCACTATCAGCCATTTAAAATCAGCACAAGGAAACACAATGCAGACCAGGCAAATGTGATGGAACTACAGGGAGTGACGCTGACGTACATTTAACCGAGACTCAGTGGAGATGACCCGTGGGTGGGAGAAAGGCAGGGGAAGACACACTGGTCTGATTACATGTAATAGAGATTGAATGCTCTAAATTCCAGCCTGCAAaacgcttttatttttttatttttcccctctctctgatGAGGGCATTGGAGCCATTTGGCCTAATTCTTCTGTTAGGAGTCAAATGAAACTGTTCGCTGGGAAGATAaatccccctccctcccctccccctcctctccaTTTGCTAGGTTTCTGTGGGTTTTTGGGTTTATTGGAGTTGTGTGCGTCATGTGGCCATCTGTGTCTCTATCT
The window above is part of the Maylandia zebra isolate NMK-2024a linkage group LG23, Mzebra_GT3a, whole genome shotgun sequence genome. Proteins encoded here:
- the appa gene encoding amyloid beta (A4) precursor protein a isoform X2 yields the protein MGDRVALLLLVLAASALAVEVPTDVSMGLLAEPQVAMFCGKLNMHINVQTGKWEPDPSGTKSCIGTKEGILQYCQEVYPELQITNVVEANQPVSIQNWCKKGRKQCRSHMHIVVPYRCLVGEFVSDALLVPDKCKFLHQERMDQCESHLHWHTVAKESCGDRTMNLHDYGMLLPCGIDRFRGVEFVCCPAEAERDADSAEQDPDDSDVWWGGAETDYSDNSMVREPEPVEQQEETKPSVVDEDEDEEEEVEEEEEEEDEEEDVLDNDQDGDGEEDEELVDDEDEEEDDDNDDDILDSLIDGEPTTNVAMTTTTTTTTESVEEVVRVPTATPSSSDAVDHYLETPADENEHAHFQKAKESLEAKHRERMSQVMKEWEEAEREAKTLPRAEKKAVIQRFQEKVEALEQEAASERQQLVETHMARVEALLNDRRRLALESYLTALQQDPPRPRHVFSLLKKYVRAEQKDRQHTLKHFEHVRMVDPKKAAQIRPQVLTHLRVIEERMNQSLGLLYKVPGVADDIQDQVELLQREQAEMAQQLANLQTDVRVSYGNDALMPDQELGDGQTDLLPQEDTLGLAGVGFIHPESFNQPNTDNQVEPVDSRPNLDGGIPTRPVTGMKMEAIPEMRMETEDRQSTEYEVRHQKLVFFAEDVGSNKGAIIGLMVGGVVIATVIVITLVMLRKKQYTSIHHGVIEVDAAVTPEERHLSKMQQNGYENPTYKFFEQMQN
- the appa gene encoding amyloid beta (A4) precursor protein a isoform X1, whose product is MGDRVALLLLVLAASALAVEVPTDVSMGLLAEPQVAMFCGKLNMHINVQTGKWEPDPSGTKSCIGTKEGILQYCQEVYPELQITNVVEANQPVSIQNWCKKGRKQCRSHMHIVVPYRCLVGEFVSDALLVPDKCKFLHQERMDQCESHLHWHTVAKESCGDRTMNLHDYGMLLPCGIDRFRGVEFVCCPAEAERDADSAEQDPDDSDVWWGGAETDYSDNSMVREPEPVEQQEETKPSVVDEDEDEEEEVEEEEEEEDEEEDVLDNDQDGDGEEDEELVDDEDEEEDDDNDDDILDSLIDGEPTTNVAMTTTTTTTTESVEEVVRDVCWASAETGPCRAMLPRWYFDREEGRCVQFIYGGCGGNRNNFESEAYCLSVCSSVIPTATPSSSDAVDHYLETPADENEHAHFQKAKESLEAKHRERMSQVMKEWEEAEREAKTLPRAEKKAVIQRFQEKVEALEQEAASERQQLVETHMARVEALLNDRRRLALESYLTALQQDPPRPRHVFSLLKKYVRAEQKDRQHTLKHFEHVRMVDPKKAAQIRPQVLTHLRVIEERMNQSLGLLYKVPGVADDIQDQVELLQREQAEMAQQLANLQTDVRVSYGNDALMPDQELGDGQTDLLPQEDTLGLAGVGFIHPESFNQPNTDNQVEPVDSRPNLDGGIPTRPVTGMKMEAIPEMRMETEDRQSTEYEVRHQKLVFFAEDVGSNKGAIIGLMVGGVVIATVIVITLVMLRKKQYTSIHHGVIEVDAAVTPEERHLSKMQQNGYENPTYKFFEQMQN